Proteins encoded in a region of the Methanobrevibacter millerae genome:
- a CDS encoding flavoprotein, producing the protein MIVLCVTGSVAASQAVKVAREFRRQGQEVKCFMSEAACEILHPNSMEFATGNDVVTELTGKIEHVKYSQEDLVLVAPATANTISKFAYKIADNPISTLLITAYGHDTPILFVPSMHDSMFRAIEDNIEKIKSEGSAYFMPPVMDEGKAKFPSTEDIVLESLRCINISKK; encoded by the coding sequence ATGATTGTTTTATGTGTTACTGGTAGTGTTGCCGCTAGTCAGGCGGTTAAGGTGGCAAGAGAATTTAGAAGACAAGGTCAGGAAGTAAAATGTTTCATGAGTGAGGCTGCTTGTGAAATATTACATCCAAATTCCATGGAATTTGCTACGGGAAATGATGTTGTCACTGAACTGACTGGAAAAATTGAACATGTCAAATATTCTCAGGAAGATTTGGTTCTTGTTGCCCCTGCTACTGCAAATACTATAAGTAAATTTGCATATAAAATAGCTGATAATCCTATTTCCACATTATTGATTACTGCATATGGACATGATACTCCTATTTTATTTGTTCCTTCAATGCATGATTCTATGTTCAGAGCCATTGAAGATAATATTGAAAAAATTAAATCTGAAGGTTCTGCTTATTTCATGCCTCCGGTTATGGATGAAGGAAAAGCAAAATTCCCTTCAACAGAAGATATTGTGCTTGAATCTTTAAGATGTATTAATATATCTAAGAAGTGA
- a CDS encoding PsbP-related protein translates to MKKITIIGVVILVVVIAVFGYIIFNNVDVSHSSSSSASNETVTMQTMSKGGVTVNYPSNWVLSQATSNNSIIAISKKSAVDNLEVGQVNINVEKKEFSGDFNSFVNKSYTNIQADKSFSLVSSGEVAVNNDKALEYIYTSSSSNGLVKEHKALWFEKGNQAYVIMYSAPVDKYEANLAAADYIMSHIQFN, encoded by the coding sequence ATGAAAAAAATTACGATAATTGGTGTTGTAATACTTGTAGTTGTTATTGCAGTATTCGGATACATTATTTTTAATAATGTTGATGTTAGTCATAGTAGTTCTAGTTCTGCTTCAAATGAAACTGTGACTATGCAAACCATGTCAAAAGGTGGAGTTACTGTTAATTACCCTTCAAACTGGGTATTGTCTCAAGCGACTTCTAATAACTCTATTATTGCAATTTCTAAAAAAAGTGCTGTAGATAATCTTGAAGTTGGTCAGGTCAATATTAATGTTGAGAAAAAAGAATTTTCAGGTGACTTCAATTCATTTGTTAATAAATCATATACTAACATTCAAGCAGATAAGTCTTTTTCCCTGGTTTCTTCAGGTGAAGTGGCTGTAAATAATGATAAGGCATTAGAATATATTTACACTTCAAGTTCCAGTAATGGTCTTGTAAAAGAGCATAAGGCTTTATGGTTTGAAAAAGGTAATCAGGCTTATGTCATAATGTATAGTGCTCCTGTTGATAAGTATGAAGCGAACTTGGCGGCTGCAGATTATATTATGAGCCATATTCAATTCAACTAA